From Mucilaginibacter gotjawali:
TATTTTTATGTTTTACTTAAATGCATGGTACCTGGTACCGCAATTTGTATTTAAAAAGAAATATTTTTTATATGGAATAATTGTACTTACCCTATCCGGATGCGTATATTATATACAACCTTTTGATAATTTGCTGGGGCATAACCTGCTTAAAAATTCAAAACCAAATACAGTGGTGGCCGGGGCTGACAGTGCAGCCATTAATGCCAAAAACCTTCCTTTTGGGCCTTTGCCGCACCAGGACCTGCGCATGGAGGATCCCCGATTTAAACCATCCAACCACGTCATTTTCATACATCAGTCAGGTAATATTGATATGGTGGGTTTGTTCATCTTTATTATCGTGATGGGCCTGAGCATTGCGGTAGCCACCGTACAAAAATGGCAGCTTACAGAAAAAGTGGTGGTTAAAGCGCAGGCAGAAAAGGCGCATGCCGAACTCTCCTTTTTAAAGGCACAGATCAACCCGCACTTCCTGTTCAATACCCTGAATAATATTTACGCGCTATCGGTAACCAAGAGCGAAAAAACGCCCGAAAGCATCATGAAGCTATCGAACATCATGCGCTATGTTACGGACGAGGTGACGGAGGATCTGGTTTCGCTGAAAAGTGAAATTGACTGTATTAACGATTATATCGACCTGCAAAAACTGCGCATCGGTAAAAAGATCAAGATCAACTTTATATTGGCCGGCGATATCAAAAATCAAAGGATAGCGCCGCTGGTGTTGATGACGTTTATTGAAAATGTATTTAAATACGGCATCAGTAAACACCATAACGCCACCATTACCATTAAACTGATGGTGGAAGAAACCAAACTCATTTTCTTTTGCCAGAATATCATCTTTGAAAAAGGCGCAAACAGCAACCGTAAAGGGATCGGGATCGCCAATACAAAACAACGCCTGGAGCATATGTACCCGGGCAAACATACGCTGGAGATCAGCCGGGATAGCGGTTTGTTTACTGTACGATTAGAAATTGTTTATTAACACCAAAAACACCTTGTATGCAGTTAAAATGTATAGCCATTGATGATGAGCCTTTGGCGATAGAGATCTTAAAAAGGCATATTTCGGAATTTCCGGATCTCAAATTAGTTCAAACTTTTGAGGATGCCATTTCGGGAGCTGAGTTTTTAAAGCACCAAAAGGTTGACCTGATCTTTATTGATATTGATATGCCTGATATTACAGGGATCGACCTTGTACGCTCCC
This genomic window contains:
- a CDS encoding sensor histidine kinase produces the protein MFRSKATTFFIHSAGWLIFLGFPLLFMNKTQEHLTNSFFVLLSPFYWLFCLTYIFMFYLNAWYLVPQFVFKKKYFLYGIIVLTLSGCVYYIQPFDNLLGHNLLKNSKPNTVVAGADSAAINAKNLPFGPLPHQDLRMEDPRFKPSNHVIFIHQSGNIDMVGLFIFIIVMGLSIAVATVQKWQLTEKVVVKAQAEKAHAELSFLKAQINPHFLFNTLNNIYALSVTKSEKTPESIMKLSNIMRYVTDEVTEDLVSLKSEIDCINDYIDLQKLRIGKKIKINFILAGDIKNQRIAPLVLMTFIENVFKYGISKHHNATITIKLMVEETKLIFFCQNIIFEKGANSNRKGIGIANTKQRLEHMYPGKHTLEISRDSGLFTVRLEIVY